In the Helianthus annuus cultivar XRQ/B chromosome 11, HanXRQr2.0-SUNRISE, whole genome shotgun sequence genome, one interval contains:
- the LOC110927027 gene encoding uncharacterized protein LOC110927027: MAIGTPKSPPVLFLTLILLITILPSSTPLPIPIPSTFHSLFSLSHSLLTRVANLRAARGDISGSTRARTIAQNIQKHSNGFSFYGTMWSVGWDYLKNYAWRDVKTASFEMVGAVSDMNELLKGLGELTGLDSEVDRVQWVRRNYGRLFKVAKSLVYRLLKMFSQPGPLKDAVEMLRTEIVDGGLLQDCLELGSNDLKGVIQILKDLTSQYTTSSSSSSKTEL, from the exons ATGGCCATCGGAACCCCAAAATCTCCGCCGGTTCTCTTTCTCACTCTCATCCTACTAATTACCATACTACCCTCCTCCACCCCTCTCCCCATCCCCATCCCCTCCACCTTCCACTCCCTCTTCTCCCTCTCCCACTCTCTCCTCACGCGCGTCGCCAACCTACGCGCCGCCCGCGGCGACATCTCCGGCTCAACCCGAGCCAGAACCATAGCCCAAAACATTCAGAAACACAGCAACGGCTTCAGCTTCTATGGGACAATGTGGTCTGTTGGGTGGGACTATTTGAAGAACTATGCGTGGAGAGACGTTAAAACGGCGTCGTTTGAGATGGTGGGTGCGGTTTCTGATATGAATGAGTTGCTTAAAGGGTTGGGTGAGTTGACTGGGTTGGACTCGGAGGTGGATCGGGTGCAGTGGGTGAGGAGGAATTATGGGAGATTGTTTAAGGTTGCGAAGTCGCTGGTTTATCGGTTGCTTAAAATGTTCAGTCAACCG GGTCCTTTGAAGGATGCAGTTGAGATGCTACGGACAGAAATCGTGGATGGCGGGTTGTTGCAGGACTGCCTTGAATTGGGTAGCAATGATTTAAAGGGTGTGATTCAGATACTAAAAGATTTAACTTCACAGTATACCactagcagcagcagcagcagtaaGACAGAGTTATGA
- the LOC110927028 gene encoding uncharacterized protein LOC110927028, whose product MASGTPKSPAVLFILLITILPSSTSLPIPIPNPITFHSLFSLSHSLLTRVATLRAARGDISGSIRARTLAHNIKKHSRGFSFYGVVWSVGSDYLKNYAWRDVKTASFEMVGAVSDMNELVKGLGELVSLESKVDRVEWVRRNYETLLKVSKSLVNRLLRVFSQPGPLKDAVEMVRTEIVDGGLLQDCLELGSNDLKGVIQTLKDLTSQYTTSNSSKTEEL is encoded by the exons ATGGCCAGCGGAACGCCTAAATCTCCGGCGGTTCTTTTCATCTTACTAATTACCATACTACCCTCCTCCACCTCTCTCCCCATCCCCATCCCCAACCCCATCACCTTCCACTCCCTCTTCTCCCTCTCCCACTCCCTCCTCACGCGCGTCGCCACTCTACGCGCCGCCCGCGGTGACATTTCCGGATCAATCCGAGCCAGAACTCTAGCCCACAATATTAAAAAACACAGCCGTGGGTTTAGTTTCTATGGGGTCGTGTGGTCTGTTGGCTCGGACTACTTGAAAAATTATGCATGGAGAGATGTTAAAACGGCGTCGTTTGAGATGGTGGGTGCGGTTTCTGATATGAACGAGTTGGTGAAAGGGTTGGGTGAGTTGGTGAGTTTGGAATCGAAGGTGGATCGGGTTGAGTGGGTCCGGAGGAATTATGAGACTTTGCTTAAGGTTTCGAAGTCGCTGGTTAATCGTTTGCTGAGAGTGTTCAGTCAACCG GGCCCCTTGAAGGATGCGGTTGAGATGGTACGCACAGAAATCGTGGATGGCGGGTTGTTGCAGGACTGCCTTGAGTTGGGTAGTAATGATTTAAAGGGTGTGATTCAGACACTAAAGGATCTTACTTCACAGTATACCACTAGCAACAGCAGCAAGACAGAAGAGTTATGA
- the LOC110927029 gene encoding organic cation/carnitine transporter 7 isoform X1, whose protein sequence is MRKNFSFTSTQIQKRGSSSKLMGDEGQRYSVDDALAAVGFGKFQILVLAYAGMGWISEAMEMMLLSFVGPALQSAWNLSSHQESMITSVVFAGMLVGAYSWGVVSDKHGRRNGFLITATVTCVAGLLSSLAPNYICLIILRCLVGIGLGGGPVLSSWFLEFIPAPSRGTWMVVFSAFWTVGTIFEASVAWFVMPTLGWRWLLAFSSLPSSLLLIFYRVVPESPRYLCLKGRITEARIILEKVAKVNGQPLPEGVLVSDHEIQLNEKPTEAEEAHLLSSPNGETVEHGTKQNGSTMAMLFSPELIKPTLLLWVVFFGNAFSYYGLVLLTTELHNGRNSCVPAHLQPKHQELSYKDIFITSFAEFPGLLISAFTIDKLGRKLSMSIMFFLCCLFLLPLVSHQPQTVTTALLFLARICITTTFTVVYIYAPEIYPTSVRTTGVGVGSSVGRIGGMICPLVAVGLIHGCHQTAAILLFEFVIFSSGVCVLLFPFETSGRDLTDHATTVPEKASTITTA, encoded by the exons ATGAGAAAGAATTTCAGTTTCACTTCCACTCAAATCCAAAAAAGGGGTTCGAGTTCTAAATTG ATGGGAGATGAGGGCCAAAGGTACAGTGTGGATGATGCACTTGCAGCAGTTGGGTTCGGGAAATTCCAAATTCTAGTGCTTGCGTATGCAGGGATGGGCTGGATTTCAGAAGCCATGGAGATGATGCTTCTTTCATTTGTTGGACCCGCACTCCAGTCAGCATGGAATCTTTCTTCTCATCAAGAGAGCATGATAACTAGCGTTGTCTTTGCTGGCATGTTGGTTGGCGCTTATTCATGGGGCGTTGTTTCAGATAAGCATGGAAGGAG GAATGGATTCCTTATTACGGCAACGGTTACTTGTGTGGCTGGTTTGCTGAGTTCTTTAGCTCCTAATTATATTTGTTTGATTATTCTACGCTGCCTCGTTGGTATCGGTCTGGGAGGCGGGCCTGTACTCTCTTCTTGGTTTTTAGAGTTCATCCCCGCTCCAAGCAGAGGCACTTGGATGGTCGTGTTTTCTGCCTTTTGGACTGTCGGAACTATTTTTGAAGCCTCCGTTGCATGG tTTGTGATGCCAACGTTGGGATGGAGATGGTTACTTGCGTTCTCATCTCTTCCTTCATCGCTGCTACTTATTTTCTACCGGGTAGTCCCAGAATCTCCTAGATATCTATGCTTAAAAGGGAGGATAACCGAAGCGCGTATAATCTTGGAGAAAGTTGCAAAAGTTAACGGGCAGCCACTTCCCGAGGGAGTTCTTGTTTCCGATCACGAAATCCAGTTGAACGAAAAGCCAACTGAAGCAGAAGAGGCACACTTACTCTCCTCCCCCAACGGTGAAACCGTTGAGCATGGTACAAAACAAAATGGCTCAACAATGGCTATGCTCTTTTCGCCTGAACTGATCAAGCCCACACTGCTTTTATGGGTCGTCTTCTTTGGGAACGCTTTCTCGTATTATGGTCTTGTTCTTCTAACCACCGAGTTGCATAATGGTCGAAACAGCTGTGTACCCGCTCATTTGCAACCTAAACATCAGGAGCTTAGCTATAAAGACATTTTCATCACTAGTTTTGCAG AGTTCCCGGGGCTGCTTATATCGGCGTTTACAATCGACAAGCTTGGTCGTAAGCTCTCGATGTCAATAATGTTCTTCCTCTGCTGTCTTTTCTTGCTCCCATTGGTATCCCATCAACCTCAAACCGTCACAACCGCTCTTCTATTTTTGGCTCGGATATGCATCACCACAACGTTCACAGTGGTCTACATATACGCCCCAGAG ATATACCCGACATCAGTGAGAACGACGGGTGTTGGTGTTGGCAGCTCGGTGGGACGAATTGGCGGAATGATATGTCCTCTGGTGGCGGTCGGTTTGATACATGGATGTCATCAAACTGCAGCCATCTTATTATTTGAGTTTGTTATTTTTTCTTCAGGTGTATGTGTACTGCTTTTTCCGTTTGAAACAAGCGGTCGTGATCTCACTGATCATGCTACTACTGTTCCTGAAAAGGCGAGTACGATAACTACAGCGTGA
- the LOC110927029 gene encoding organic cation/carnitine transporter 7 isoform X2 yields the protein MGDEGQRYSVDDALAAVGFGKFQILVLAYAGMGWISEAMEMMLLSFVGPALQSAWNLSSHQESMITSVVFAGMLVGAYSWGVVSDKHGRRNGFLITATVTCVAGLLSSLAPNYICLIILRCLVGIGLGGGPVLSSWFLEFIPAPSRGTWMVVFSAFWTVGTIFEASVAWFVMPTLGWRWLLAFSSLPSSLLLIFYRVVPESPRYLCLKGRITEARIILEKVAKVNGQPLPEGVLVSDHEIQLNEKPTEAEEAHLLSSPNGETVEHGTKQNGSTMAMLFSPELIKPTLLLWVVFFGNAFSYYGLVLLTTELHNGRNSCVPAHLQPKHQELSYKDIFITSFAEFPGLLISAFTIDKLGRKLSMSIMFFLCCLFLLPLVSHQPQTVTTALLFLARICITTTFTVVYIYAPEIYPTSVRTTGVGVGSSVGRIGGMICPLVAVGLIHGCHQTAAILLFEFVIFSSGVCVLLFPFETSGRDLTDHATTVPEKASTITTA from the exons ATGGGAGATGAGGGCCAAAGGTACAGTGTGGATGATGCACTTGCAGCAGTTGGGTTCGGGAAATTCCAAATTCTAGTGCTTGCGTATGCAGGGATGGGCTGGATTTCAGAAGCCATGGAGATGATGCTTCTTTCATTTGTTGGACCCGCACTCCAGTCAGCATGGAATCTTTCTTCTCATCAAGAGAGCATGATAACTAGCGTTGTCTTTGCTGGCATGTTGGTTGGCGCTTATTCATGGGGCGTTGTTTCAGATAAGCATGGAAGGAG GAATGGATTCCTTATTACGGCAACGGTTACTTGTGTGGCTGGTTTGCTGAGTTCTTTAGCTCCTAATTATATTTGTTTGATTATTCTACGCTGCCTCGTTGGTATCGGTCTGGGAGGCGGGCCTGTACTCTCTTCTTGGTTTTTAGAGTTCATCCCCGCTCCAAGCAGAGGCACTTGGATGGTCGTGTTTTCTGCCTTTTGGACTGTCGGAACTATTTTTGAAGCCTCCGTTGCATGG tTTGTGATGCCAACGTTGGGATGGAGATGGTTACTTGCGTTCTCATCTCTTCCTTCATCGCTGCTACTTATTTTCTACCGGGTAGTCCCAGAATCTCCTAGATATCTATGCTTAAAAGGGAGGATAACCGAAGCGCGTATAATCTTGGAGAAAGTTGCAAAAGTTAACGGGCAGCCACTTCCCGAGGGAGTTCTTGTTTCCGATCACGAAATCCAGTTGAACGAAAAGCCAACTGAAGCAGAAGAGGCACACTTACTCTCCTCCCCCAACGGTGAAACCGTTGAGCATGGTACAAAACAAAATGGCTCAACAATGGCTATGCTCTTTTCGCCTGAACTGATCAAGCCCACACTGCTTTTATGGGTCGTCTTCTTTGGGAACGCTTTCTCGTATTATGGTCTTGTTCTTCTAACCACCGAGTTGCATAATGGTCGAAACAGCTGTGTACCCGCTCATTTGCAACCTAAACATCAGGAGCTTAGCTATAAAGACATTTTCATCACTAGTTTTGCAG AGTTCCCGGGGCTGCTTATATCGGCGTTTACAATCGACAAGCTTGGTCGTAAGCTCTCGATGTCAATAATGTTCTTCCTCTGCTGTCTTTTCTTGCTCCCATTGGTATCCCATCAACCTCAAACCGTCACAACCGCTCTTCTATTTTTGGCTCGGATATGCATCACCACAACGTTCACAGTGGTCTACATATACGCCCCAGAG ATATACCCGACATCAGTGAGAACGACGGGTGTTGGTGTTGGCAGCTCGGTGGGACGAATTGGCGGAATGATATGTCCTCTGGTGGCGGTCGGTTTGATACATGGATGTCATCAAACTGCAGCCATCTTATTATTTGAGTTTGTTATTTTTTCTTCAGGTGTATGTGTACTGCTTTTTCCGTTTGAAACAAGCGGTCGTGATCTCACTGATCATGCTACTACTGTTCCTGAAAAGGCGAGTACGATAACTACAGCGTGA